The Malus sylvestris chromosome 3, drMalSylv7.2, whole genome shotgun sequence genomic sequence GTTCTTATTCTTTATCAATTAGTTGCTTTGAAAGTCTTAACCTTGATTTCTTTGGGTTCTTATTGTAGAAACATCCCAATGCATCTTGCAAACCAAATAAGCCATTCCTGTTGTATCCACGGTTATGTACGGTGTTTGGGAGAGACCGAGTCACGGGTAGTATGGCTGAATCAGCAGCAGATACAATTGAAAATATGGGTTTGGAAGTGAGGATTGTGAGACTTCTGAGATGCCTCCGCATTCACCTACGCCATCTCCTTCTGTTGCTACATCTAGTGCATCTCAACCTGTTAGGAAGAGGAAGATGAGTAGGAATGATGGTGATGCAAATATTGTATCTGTTATCAATGAAGGTTGGAATAAAGCTGTTACCGAAATGAAGAAATTAGGTGAAAGTTTTACTTTCAGAGAAGCAAAAGCTAGACTACCTTCTGAGCTTCAGGCCATGGGCCTCCCATATGATCAGGTTCTAAGAATTtcaatgaagttagtgaaagatACCGATCTGATGGGTATTTGGACTACCTTGGATGACTCACAGAAGCCAAATTTCATAAAAGTGTTTATGGAGAGCCTTTGAGCATTAGGGGTTTTAGTATTTGTGGTTTTAGTATGATGAACTTTATCAACTTCTAGTGTTTTCATTATTTGCTTTAGCAAGacattatttgttttttaagtCGGGACAAATGTTTGATTTCGGATATTTCATGTTTAAGTTCTgcatatttcattttctttgtttaagTTCTGAATGTTTAAACCCTAAAACGTTTACGATATGCATGATCATTAAACTTATATTTTTCAACATTTCTCATGTGCTCTTGTGTGGTTTGCCATGCAATGCAATGGGGAAAATTTAGAGGGGTGTCCTTTGAAACAAGGCCAATTCTAATGTTTGCAGAAACTAAACTCCCAAAACAACAACCCACAATTGAAAGGACCAAAATTAGGGACTAAAATTGATTTGGGGTGTGGGTTTTGCAATTTCCATAATAAAATTTGATGGGTTTGTGCTGAAAATTCGGATGGAGCTATAGCAAAATATCATGGACGATTCGTAACTGCCAGCAGGTTGTAAGACTGACCACCAAAGCATAACAGCAACAATAATTTACATACCAAGTAACAAAAGTTTCATTAAGCATGCCTATACAAATAGACATGCAAGAGAAAGATACCTATATTAATAAACAAACTGAGACATAAAGTATTTACAAACTGAGACATAAAACCATACATAAAATAGGAGAAGAATCTGATATGATACATAAAACGATACGCACTTTGCCTTCGTATAGTATAGAGTACAATATTTTTCTTGTTCTCGATATCGTTCCTATTGAATGTAACTCCGAATGCTGGAGAACTTTTTATTTACATTTACACAACCTACAAGAAGCTGCATCTGCACTTCTTAGGTTCATCTGAAATTGTTTCTGTAGTTGGTTCTTCGATTAAAAGTGATGGAAATCCTTTGGTCTTGGAGCATATTCAAGTTCGGGGCCAACAAACGGGTGTACCGATCAAAATACAAAAGCTGCTTCAGGAGAAGTGCAAACTCTCGTGGAAATTTCAATCCATATGATTCACTAACCCGAATCTGAAATAGGAACATGCGAGCAGTTCATGGCGTCAGAACAATTTGTCAAAAGATGGCATAAGCTACAGAAGTAGAGCTAAATCATGCAGGCGTGTAAACCTAAAGGGAGTCAACAGCGTACCACATCGAGAAAAAATGCATTCATTTGTCTCTCATCAACAACTAGATTAGCAAAGACAGCAGTTGCATTCGTAGATGGCTCCCTGGCAGTTGCTATGACTACTTCAGTATCCAAATCCTGCACATGAGGAGTTGTAAGAAGCAAATGCGATTGTTATCAATAAGCTAATTTAGCCACTTCCGTTCTATATTCTAAATTCGGCTATTGCCACTTCTGATTCAACATACCTCTTTCAGTTTGAATTCTTTTAAACAGCACAATATTTAAGGGCAAGGAAAAAGGGTATCTTTTGGCCACACCATTCTGCTAAACATGAATTTCCCTTAGCTCTGAAATAGTCTCAGAACAAGTACAAACTGAAAAATTAACCTTTTTGGAAAGTAAAACACAATTAGCAAACTCCTGAATTTAATGCTTGCCTTTATTGATGAGAACATCTTTTCCAAGTCTCTTGCAAAGGCCTTAGTATCAACATTTGTGTCTGTAGCACCCATTTCAATCAACGCAGATGCCATTGATTCATATTCTTCAGTTGCAATTGATGCCAGAAAGATTTCCATGGCACCCCATGTTTTCGGGGATATACGGCCAACGATTCCTGTAAATTTAAGTCAAACGCATGCAAAAATACTTCAATAACATTTGAAAGGTTGGACAAATACAGAGAACTTCTAAAACTTTCAAGCAAATGGTAGGTACTGCATCTTGGGACTATGCACAGTTGTTAAAGAACAAACATTAGGCAAGTCTTTTTCAGCatagtatatattatataaggTATAAACGTTTAGTCATATGTGCAGATATTGTATAAGCAActgaaacattaaaaaaaaaaccgacaGACAATTAGAACTATAAGTAAGCAATGAGTACAATTGGATTTCATGTTACCTTTGATACATCGGTAAGCCACTCCCCACCAACCCCAATAAACGCCTGAATACCTTGGACCATCCTAAGAGCGCCACGTGGACCTGTGCTTACTGATGTTTGGAGAATGTCCACCACCAGTTTAGGCAAGTCTTCGAACCTATCTGGTAACAACATGAAATTCCAGCTTCACTAAACCTCAAACGAACAGAGTGATCCAGAAAGAAAATAATTCAAGCTTAAAGAACACAGATGCCCATGCCCGGGTCTAAACAAAGGCGCGAATCAAAGTTTCCTTCTCATTCTGAGAGGTGATGCGATTAATTGATAACTGTCTGCCAAACAGAAGAGTTGTACTTCTGCTTCAACAGTTTTTACACCTAAGTTTCACTTCTGTATATCCATGAAAAAGGCAACAGCCAATTACTCCCAAGAAGTGAAAAAATGAACATTTTTCGAGGTACCCATTAAGCGAAACACCAAGAAGTTCACATCTTCATGATTAAAAATATCGATGTGAGCAGAACATAACCATTAGCAGAAGTATAATCTACTATTTTGTTCATATATGggtaacaaataaattattaaaaaaacccACAAATCAAATAAAGATTTAAGCTTGagataaacccaattcaaaccCAAAATCCAAAAGCCAACGGGAGAGAGAAATTAAGCACCTTGAAGGCGGGAGGAGTAAAGATCCTAAGCTTAAGAGTATCAGGCAAAGAGAGTGAAGCCCCTTGAGTTTGAGCTGCAATTAAGCTGCTTCGATGATTTTACATAATGTGTAAAGAAGCTGATCAAGATCATGAACAGGGCTTAAATTCCAAACTCAACCATTCGATTTAAAGCTCGAATGGCATTGCGAGGCAAATTAGCTCTACTATAAACCTGAAAAATAAGCCAGAAAATTTCCGGGCCAATATCACAACACTTGGACTCTCTCACTTCTATGAGGAAATCCCACAACACAGCATATTGCTTGCTACTTCCTAAAATGTCAATCAAAATGTGATAGCTTTCAGCACTATGTCAAAAACCCAGAATTGTTTTAGCCCAAAGAATGAACCTGTGTGCAGAAAGCCCAAGATTTTTGCAGCGTTTCAGAACTTGCTCAACCAAGTATGTGGAGATTTGGGTAGACAGAGCGTTGAGGGAGAGCTCCAAGTCGTGGTGAGGGTTCCTGTGGTCGCTGTGGATGCGGGAGAACTCGCTTACCAGGTGCGGTGATGGTGGAGATGGCTGGTTGTGGTgggtgagagaagagaaagggtGGCGATGAGTGTTGGGTTTGGAGGGTAAGAGAAGAGAGTGGaagataaagaagaagaagcagtaGTGGCAATGTTCTGTGTTGCCGTAAGAAGGGTTTTGGgcattttagtcattttaatcttttggtTCCGTTCCATCCATGCGCTACCAAACGCAGGACGGAACAACCGTCCTGTTCTGTCCTGCGCGTACCAAACATAACACAGAACATCTGTTttgtcccgttccgtcccgtcccgccctgtcccgtcccgtcccgtctgcataccaaacgctACCTTGTggaacaaaaaataatcaagaaaattatggaggcgacacgtgAACTTTtaggtaaaaatgacaaaattaccatcaaggcacaccgggattcccacgcgcatgcaacggacaataacggctcaatcaaggaagagtcaaaggtgatcaaaatggtatttattcaaatttctctcatcactcctcatcaaatccccacctcaaaaggtaactcccaattatcCTATTTAAATTGGGATTGATTGCCTagattaattgcaagatattattacataatatcttgcaattaaatCCCTAATTCCACTAAAAGTGGCCACACCCCTATAGATAGACTTTTTTTCCTACTAAAATACTAAGTGTATTCTCtccaaaaaaaatcccaaacacattttctctcaaattctaactttggcatcgaagattcttcggccaaaaagCCCCCcctcccattcatcgtgggcgcgtgaggcttttggcattaatcttaggtgttattattttgcaggtacattttcgtcaaagaagaagatggcgaaaatttgcatccacaatgagCACATGCATAAAAACAGGAAGATATGCAGGTGCACAATAAATACATACATAAACCTTAGAAATTTGAAGGTTTGATAGTTGAAATTAATAAAGTTTGGGATATCTTACTCTTAGGAAGGGAAGAAAATGATATTTGTCGCACAGCCAATTCCATCATTTACTGCTCTTCCGAGTGAGTAAGGCAAAACACCAGGCTCCTAGGAGTATGATTGTAGTTTCATTATCCTACCTTATCTTAGCAGCTGGGTCTGGTCTTTATAACGCCCTTGGTTTTGCAGACAATTTCAGAAATGCCATTTTCTTTTTGGAGCTCAAAATGTGCATTTATTTGTGGTAGGAAACTGGTGAAGATGAGACATTTGTGACTTAATCATGCATCAAGGATTCCTATTCTAATTATttcaatattaaaattttaatttaagtttctactttttagttttgattttaacaaaaaatggtAACTATTCAGATATGAAATTTTATTAGGGTTCCAATTATGAATTTGAGGTCAAAGTGTATGTGAATGTGATACACAGTATATATGTAGCATTGTTATGAAGGATTTGGGACCTCAAACGGGTTTGCAATCAATAAGAATGAAGCGGTTCAGTCTAATTCAGAAGATTATAAATGTCAAATTTTAGAACTAGAGTGTCATGCATGTGACCTAGAATATTGTAAgagaaaaaactgaaaactaaaattaattatGAAGAGTTTAAAatcagttatatatatatatatatatatatatatatatatatatatttaactgAGAACTTGAATTACTCGTCGAAaaagttttaattttcaaaatttgataaaGACTAAAGTTATAACATGTACAAatctttatattttcctttaatTCTGATCCCTTCATTGGTAGAGAAACTATCCAAGGCCACTTACCATGAGCAAAAGTATTAATGACGTATTGACGTTCCTCATGTTTGTTGTGCTCCAAATCTAATACTTGTACATGCGCAGTTATTATGCCATGGGACATGTGTGATTGTTTTCGacccaaaaaatacaaaaatacaaaaaatcaaaaacaaaaggaatctcatacattttaaatttaaaaaatgtctcTACTTCTGTATCATGGAACATTCCACAGCACTATCTGCGATTGCATGCACTCATCTGCAAgcagcatgcatgcatgcataaccTCATCTGTTGTTTACGGATCGTAAAGGTTCAAATTTAGATGTTCAAGTTTACAACTCATTTCACACTCAGTATTTTATCGTCAAAGTTTTTGTAGGCGAGGATAAGAAAAGatgttaaaaaatacataaatccTAGCTAAATTTGTCACTGAATGAGTATACGTCCTACTGTATTGGTATCATTAAGATGTTTACATTTTATGTGCATTGTAGCTGCTGATATCTACACTTATCAAACCAACTTTCGTGATCAACAATAGCGAAACCAAACCCACCCAACTTCCTCAGGGAGTGCCATGATGCTACTAAAAGTTGTTATACACATGATGCTAAAGATTTGCGATGAAGGATGATTGCAGCATGCAAATTAATTCTCTTTCATAAATTACATTAATGTCTTAATTTATTACTGATATAAAATACATTAATTTCTTCCCACTTGTTTCATAAATCTGATATAAATTTTAGGCATTAGCATTTTGTTTGTTGGGAGGCAATTTTAATATGGTGGTGGATAAAAACGTCCTAATTATCTTCACCAAAGAAGTAGTTGGGCTATTTTTCAACCCTAATTCTTGTACAATTTAATAGTTGATTGCTTATGGGTAGATGATGTTAATAAGGAAAGAATTTTCAGTGTGTCAGGAACACAACCCGATACACCAAgtatcataatacaagtggttgaaATTTCTCgttaaaaaatttctcttacTTGCATCCCATCTCATGGAGAAATATTTTTAGCATGCTGGGAACACACCTAGTacaccaagtgtcataatacaagttgTTGGATacttggaaaaataaaaaatatatatatatatatatatataaaataaaaaaacttctaaccacttgtattatgacacttggtgtACTGGAGGTGTTCCTAGCACactgaaaaaaaatttctctgTTTCACGGGTGTGCCACCTTATCCACAAACTTGGAATTAACGCATTTTTactttccaaatttcataattgaAACTATTCAACTTCTTAATCATTAGAAGATAAAcactttatataattttttttttcttctaaaaggGGGACAACTGGTGGTAAGCCACGTTATCGACCCTTCCAAGGGACGAGAAGACTCACataggcatttcagcctcccctTGGCCACAAGTCCAGCTTCCACACTAGCAGCGGATTTCAAATCCAAGACCCGAGACctccaatttttagttttaaagaaGCCTCGTAATCCGTTATTTACCACTGAACCACCAACTCATAGTTTTTATATAAACAATATTGAGGGATGGAAATTTGAATTCAAGACCTCAGATGAGCTGTAAGAGAAAATGCTATAATTAAATCAACTAAACTATCAGCCACTTTCAAGCTAACTCATTTTAATGTAGTTTGAATTAAGACTCAAACTTACTGGCATATGTTATACCCAAAGTACCATATGCAATGATAATTTGATTTAGTGACACACCTTATAAATTGTTAGTTAATCTCACATTCATTTCCATTctcttattttattaaattcatACTCATCTTTCATAATGctcaaaattacaaaagaacaAAAGTTATTGAGCTTCTACGAAGTTTCCTTTTCACTAAAAAGAAGTTTCACTTAGCACCTCTCTCTCGATCAAaatttttcactttttattttgtttttgggtgggAGGGCGTTAGGTTAGTTTGGAGGGAAATAATGGAAGATATTAAGGAGCCGAGTGCAAAGCGTGCAATGACAGAAAATTCACGGACATCCTCCTTCCTCCACAGTCTAAAGAAGCATGTTCCCACCACAACCCCAACACTAATATCTCAATGACAATGAGCTGTGCA encodes the following:
- the LOC126616157 gene encoding uncharacterized aarF domain-containing protein kinase At5g05200, chloroplastic-like yields the protein MEIFLASIATEEYESMASALIEMGATDTNVDTKAFARDLEKMFSSIKDLDTEVVIATAREPSTNATAVFANLVVDERQMNAFFLDVIRVSESYGLKFPREFALLLKQLLYFDRYTRLLAPNLNMLQDQRISITFNRRTNYRNNFR